Proteins encoded together in one Nostoc sp. PCC 7524 window:
- a CDS encoding FeoB small GTPase domain-containing protein, whose product MDREVFSSSPIALVGMPNVGKSVLFNALTGIYVTVSNYPGTTVEVSRGLVQIGEQSITVIDTPGMYSLLPITEEEKVARDLLLVEPVAAVIHVVDAKNLGRMLPLTFQLIEAELPVILAVNMMDEAHRWGLDLRQDTLEMELGIPVVCMAAALNQGIDELKHRIAPFLPVQAAMIMA is encoded by the coding sequence TTGGATAGAGAAGTTTTTTCTAGTTCCCCCATTGCCCTGGTAGGAATGCCCAATGTGGGTAAGAGTGTACTTTTTAATGCTTTAACAGGAATTTATGTCACTGTTTCTAACTACCCCGGTACAACTGTAGAGGTGAGTCGGGGATTAGTACAGATAGGTGAGCAAAGCATAACAGTGATTGATACACCGGGGATGTATTCACTGCTGCCCATCACTGAAGAAGAAAAGGTTGCCAGAGATTTATTGTTAGTTGAACCTGTAGCAGCTGTAATTCATGTCGTAGATGCCAAAAACTTGGGAAGAATGCTGCCTCTTACCTTTCAACTGATCGAGGCTGAACTGCCGGTTATACTCGCCGTCAACATGATGGATGAAGCGCATCGTTGGGGATTGGATTTGCGACAAGACACCCTGGAGATGGAGTTGGGAATTCCAGTAGTTTGCATGGCCGCGGCTTTGAACCAAGGTATAGATGAATTGAAACACAGGATTGCGCCATTCCTGCCAGTTCAGGCTGCCATGATCATGGCTTGA
- a CDS encoding molybdenum cofactor biosynthesis protein MoaE, with translation MNSIVQNQSTIAIKPRVEDSFAITFAPLSLEEIYAKADDPGNGAIVVMSGMVRNQTDGKPVVSLEYQAYEPMALQVFYQIAADIRVIWTDVKRVVIHHRIGRLQIGEISVLVAVGCPHRSEAFEACRYAIDTLKHNAPIWKKEHWQDGSSTWVSIGACEQSGENC, from the coding sequence ATGAATTCAATTGTGCAAAATCAATCTACTATTGCCATTAAACCAAGAGTTGAAGATAGCTTTGCCATTACCTTTGCACCATTATCTCTTGAAGAAATCTACGCCAAAGCTGACGACCCAGGCAATGGTGCAATTGTAGTGATGAGTGGTATGGTTCGTAATCAAACTGATGGTAAACCTGTAGTCTCTCTAGAATACCAAGCATACGAACCAATGGCGTTACAAGTATTTTATCAAATTGCTGCTGATATTCGCGTTATATGGACTGATGTCAAACGGGTGGTAATTCACCACCGTATCGGACGCTTGCAGATTGGAGAGATTAGCGTTTTAGTGGCAGTAGGTTGTCCTCATCGTAGTGAAGCGTTTGAGGCTTGTCGTTATGCTATTGATACCCTCAAACACAATGCACCTATTTGGAAAAAGGAACACTGGCAAGATGGCTCTAGCACCTGGGTAAGTATTGGTGCTTGTGAACAGTCAGGAGAAAATTGTTAA
- a CDS encoding cysteine hydrolase family protein has translation MNQSLRTLGVRPNAWMVNQAIADITRPQKNPQTVILPTETKTLRLDLAKSAILVIDMQNDFCHPDGWLAHIGVDVTPARKPIEPLNSLLPELRAVNVPVIWLNWGNRPDLLNISAGLRHVYNPTGEGIGLGDPLPKNGAKVLMAGSWAAAVVDELPQLPEDIRVDKYRMSGFWDTALDSILRNLGITSLFFTGVNADQCVLTTLCDANFLGYDCILIKDCTATTSPDYCWLATLYNVKQCFGFVTDSSAILTALNHPEATGGE, from the coding sequence ATGAATCAGTCTTTGCGGACATTGGGAGTTAGGCCAAATGCGTGGATGGTGAATCAGGCGATCGCAGATATCACACGTCCTCAAAAGAATCCACAGACTGTGATTTTACCAACAGAAACTAAAACACTGCGCCTTGACTTAGCAAAATCTGCCATCCTCGTCATAGATATGCAAAATGATTTCTGTCATCCTGATGGGTGGTTGGCGCATATCGGCGTAGATGTCACTCCAGCCCGCAAACCTATCGAACCTTTAAATAGTTTACTACCAGAACTGCGTGCTGTTAACGTGCCTGTAATTTGGCTAAATTGGGGTAATCGTCCCGATTTACTCAATATTAGTGCTGGTTTACGTCATGTCTACAACCCCACAGGAGAAGGTATAGGCTTGGGCGATCCATTACCAAAAAACGGTGCTAAGGTACTAATGGCAGGTAGTTGGGCGGCGGCTGTTGTAGACGAACTCCCACAGTTACCAGAAGATATCCGTGTGGATAAGTACCGCATGAGTGGCTTTTGGGATACAGCTTTAGATAGTATCCTGCGAAACTTGGGCATAACTTCATTATTTTTTACTGGTGTCAACGCTGATCAATGTGTATTAACTACGTTATGTGATGCTAATTTCCTAGGGTACGATTGTATTTTAATTAAAGACTGCACTGCTACAACATCTCCTGATTACTGTTGGCTAGCGACCTTGTATAACGTCAAACAATGTTTTGGTTTTGTTACAGATTCGTCAGCGATTTTAACAGCCCTAAATCATCCTGAAGCAACAGGAGGGGAATAG
- a CDS encoding IS4 family transposase encodes MTLRVQILKDKFSQSLGLPFKELLPESAIRQAISELNIKYKKRLFDPLITLWAFLSQVLDTDKTCHNAVSKIIAHLAESEVEIPSTDTSAYCQARARLPEKLLEKLFNFSAQSLEEKVNQENLWCGRNVKVIDGSTVSMPDTQENQKEYPQPSTQQEGCGFPIAKIGVIFSLVTGAAVALCIDVLNTHDIKLARKMYSFLKPNDVLLGDRAFCAYADIVSITKLGCDAVFRKHQSRTTTMRKGKIVGDCDKLVTWHKPKSCPKGLNKDEFNALPQTITLREIYYYIVIPGFRTQRVSLITTLLDKATYSTLEVVGLYGKRWDVELDLRHLKTTLGMDVLRCKTPSMIRKEIHVYLLAYNLLRSLMWQAGTTYNTPPLRLSLQGTRHHLINFLPKLLAAHSTKRLQIYRTLLKVIPHKAVPYRPGRSEPRVRKRRPKIYPLMTKPRHELRKQLQTA; translated from the coding sequence GTGACACTACGAGTACAAATTCTCAAGGATAAATTTAGCCAAAGTTTAGGGCTACCCTTTAAAGAACTATTGCCAGAATCGGCAATTAGACAAGCAATATCTGAATTAAATATTAAATACAAAAAGCGATTATTTGACCCGCTAATAACGTTGTGGGCATTTTTATCTCAGGTTTTGGATACTGATAAAACTTGTCATAACGCTGTAAGTAAAATAATTGCACATTTGGCAGAATCAGAAGTAGAAATTCCTTCAACAGATACAAGTGCTTATTGTCAAGCTAGGGCAAGGTTGCCAGAAAAATTATTAGAAAAACTTTTTAATTTCTCTGCACAAAGCTTAGAAGAGAAAGTGAACCAAGAAAATTTATGGTGTGGTCGAAATGTGAAAGTAATAGATGGCTCAACTGTATCTATGCCTGACACACAAGAAAACCAAAAAGAATATCCTCAACCTAGCACTCAACAAGAAGGATGTGGGTTCCCAATTGCCAAAATCGGGGTAATATTCAGTTTAGTTACTGGAGCCGCTGTTGCACTGTGCATAGACGTTTTGAACACTCATGATATTAAATTAGCGAGAAAAATGTACAGTTTTCTCAAACCAAATGATGTACTTTTAGGGGATAGAGCTTTTTGTGCTTACGCCGATATCGTTTCTATTACCAAACTTGGCTGTGATGCTGTATTTCGCAAGCATCAATCTCGGACAACAACCATGCGAAAAGGCAAAATTGTTGGCGATTGTGACAAGTTAGTTACTTGGCATAAGCCTAAAAGTTGTCCAAAAGGATTGAATAAAGATGAATTTAATGCTCTACCTCAAACCATAACTTTGCGAGAGATTTACTATTACATCGTTATTCCTGGTTTTCGCACTCAACGAGTTAGCTTGATTACTACTCTTTTAGATAAAGCAACTTATTCTACTCTAGAAGTTGTTGGACTTTATGGTAAACGTTGGGATGTTGAATTGGATTTGAGACATCTGAAAACCACATTAGGGATGGATGTTCTACGGTGTAAAACTCCTTCTATGATCCGCAAAGAAATTCATGTTTATTTACTCGCTTACAATCTACTTCGTAGCTTAATGTGGCAGGCTGGAACTACTTATAATACTCCTCCCTTACGCTTATCGCTACAAGGTACTCGCCATCATTTAATTAACTTTCTTCCCAAATTATTAGCTGCTCATTCAACAAAACGTCTTCAAATTTATCGTACTTTACTCAAAGTTATTCCTCACAAGGCTGTTCCCTACCGCCCAGGTCGTAGTGAACCACGAGTTCGTAAACGTCGCCCCAAAATTTACCCCTTGATGACCAAACCCCGGCATGAATTACGTAAACAATTGCAAACTGCTTAA
- a CDS encoding FeoA family protein, translating to MNALSTVKIGQPQTVVCLQTQDDAILQKLMAFGILPGSNLVLEQRFPSYIIMVGRTRTALDRETAQTIFVESR from the coding sequence ATGAACGCCTTATCAACAGTCAAAATCGGGCAACCGCAAACCGTAGTTTGTTTGCAAACTCAAGATGATGCAATTTTACAAAAGCTGATGGCATTCGGCATATTACCAGGCAGTAACTTAGTGCTGGAACAACGCTTTCCATCCTACATCATCATGGTTGGCAGAACCCGCACCGCCTTGGATCGGGAAACAGCCCAAACTATTTTTGTGGAATCGCGTTGA
- a CDS encoding cupin domain-containing protein, whose protein sequence is MYATRCVIPIIKSPKDYQVYRISPHDTNRLAIIFDSTNANTSLTCCVEIFDIGGQTPPNRHQWAVEMFFVLKGEGVAICDGKKVPIAAGDSLLVPPTGTHLIKNIGSTRLYTLTIMVPNEDFSELIRSGTPMELDAEDMAVLGRI, encoded by the coding sequence ATGTATGCTACTCGTTGTGTAATTCCTATTATTAAATCTCCCAAAGATTATCAAGTTTACCGCATCAGTCCCCACGATACCAATCGGTTAGCAATTATCTTTGATTCCACAAATGCTAATACTTCTCTAACGTGCTGCGTAGAAATTTTTGATATTGGCGGACAAACCCCACCAAATCGCCATCAATGGGCAGTAGAAATGTTTTTCGTCCTCAAAGGTGAAGGTGTAGCAATTTGTGATGGAAAGAAAGTACCAATTGCTGCTGGAGATAGTTTATTAGTACCTCCAACTGGCACTCATTTGATTAAAAATATAGGTTCAACACGCTTATATACTTTGACAATTATGGTTCCCAATGAAGATTTTTCGGAATTAATTCGTAGTGGTACGCCAATGGAATTAGATGCAGAAGATATGGCAGTATTAGGAAGAATATAA
- a CDS encoding ferrous iron transporter B, with the protein MTGYSQQSKINNQQSKAMISQVIYPEPIEAAIAQLESWWQTLGNRYLFNKYSLSPRSLALLLLQKDPGLWQTLQQDQEQCRHLEVLITVTQNQLRQPIGLAIANTRQSQSHAIERAVLQETRQARSSLTDILHKLTVNPITGFPILVVILYYGVYKFVGEFGAGELVDHIETFFEEQINPVVNQITAQVIPWQPIQDLIAHDYGIITLGIRYATAIVLPVVATYFLMFSLLEDSGYLPRLSLMLDRLFKSVGLSGRAVIPRVLGLGCDTMATIVTRTLETKRERLIATFLLSLAIPCAAQWGVIVGLLAQKPAALLFWGGFISAIFIVVGYLTAKLLPGTSGRFYMEVPPLRLPKLQNVLIKTWVRMKWYFLEVLPLFIWASVLIWAGRLTGLFDAIIRAIEPITLALGMPAQAAPIFLYGFFRRDYGAAGLFDLQQQGTLTGNQLVVAAIVLTLFLPCIAQLQMLIKERGTKTTVAIVLFIFPFAFLMGYLVNLGLTLFGVNF; encoded by the coding sequence GTGACAGGTTACAGTCAACAATCAAAAATCAATAATCAACAGTCAAAGGCCATGATTAGCCAAGTTATTTATCCAGAACCGATTGAAGCTGCGATCGCACAACTCGAATCGTGGTGGCAAACATTAGGCAATCGCTATTTATTTAATAAATACTCGCTCTCACCCCGGAGTCTAGCTTTATTACTATTACAGAAAGACCCAGGACTATGGCAAACCTTACAACAGGATCAAGAACAGTGCCGTCATCTGGAAGTATTAATTACCGTCACGCAAAATCAACTCAGACAACCTATTGGATTGGCGATCGCCAATACTCGTCAAAGTCAGTCTCATGCTATAGAAAGAGCAGTTTTACAGGAAACGAGACAGGCGCGATCGTCACTCACCGATATACTGCACAAACTCACTGTCAACCCCATTACAGGATTTCCCATCCTTGTCGTCATCCTTTACTACGGAGTTTACAAATTTGTCGGTGAATTTGGCGCAGGGGAATTAGTTGATCACATCGAAACCTTTTTTGAGGAGCAAATTAACCCAGTAGTCAACCAAATTACCGCTCAAGTCATCCCCTGGCAACCAATTCAAGACTTGATTGCTCACGATTATGGCATCATCACCTTGGGAATTCGCTACGCTACAGCGATTGTATTACCTGTAGTTGCCACTTACTTCTTGATGTTCTCGTTACTAGAAGATAGCGGCTATCTCCCACGCCTGTCTTTAATGCTTGATCGCTTATTTAAATCTGTAGGCTTATCTGGACGAGCAGTCATTCCAAGGGTATTGGGTTTAGGCTGTGACACAATGGCAACGATTGTCACCCGCACCTTAGAAACCAAACGTGAACGATTAATTGCCACCTTTTTACTCTCTCTCGCCATTCCCTGTGCAGCACAGTGGGGTGTGATTGTGGGATTACTAGCGCAAAAACCAGCCGCCTTACTGTTTTGGGGAGGGTTTATTTCTGCAATCTTTATAGTAGTTGGCTATCTCACCGCCAAATTATTACCCGGTACTTCTGGCAGATTCTACATGGAAGTTCCACCTTTACGTCTGCCTAAATTGCAGAACGTCCTGATTAAAACCTGGGTGCGGATGAAGTGGTATTTTCTGGAAGTCTTACCCTTGTTTATTTGGGCTTCAGTCTTGATTTGGGCAGGACGATTAACCGGATTATTTGATGCGATTATCCGGGCAATTGAACCTATCACCTTGGCGTTAGGAATGCCAGCACAAGCAGCACCAATATTCCTTTATGGCTTCTTTAGAAGAGATTATGGTGCAGCCGGATTGTTTGATTTGCAGCAACAAGGAACCCTCACAGGTAATCAGCTAGTGGTGGCGGCAATTGTCTTGACGTTATTTCTACCCTGCATTGCCCAATTGCAAATGCTGATTAAAGAACGGGGAACTAAAACTACTGTAGCGATCGTACTGTTTATTTTCCCCTTCGCTTTCCTGATGGGATATCTTGTCAACCTCGGCTTAACCTTATTTGGAGTCAACTTTTAA
- the ftnA gene encoding non-heme ferritin: protein MVLQGVRNMLSQAMIDRLNQQINLEMYSSHLYLQMSSWCAYKALDGCATFLSQHADEEMMHMRRLLNYLHETGSLAVITGMQAPPSHFTSLRELFEQIYEHEQSITHKINDLVHLANTEPDYSTLQFLQWYVAEQHQEEYLFKGILDKINLIGTEGQGIFFIDRELASLAATKGKEATSITASA, encoded by the coding sequence ATGGTACTACAAGGAGTCAGAAATATGCTATCTCAAGCAATGATTGATCGGTTGAATCAACAAATCAACTTGGAAATGTATTCTTCCCATCTTTATCTACAAATGAGTTCTTGGTGTGCCTACAAAGCTTTAGATGGATGTGCTACATTTCTGAGTCAACACGCCGATGAAGAGATGATGCACATGCGCCGCTTGCTCAATTATTTGCATGAAACCGGCTCATTAGCGGTAATTACTGGAATGCAAGCTCCACCTAGTCATTTCACTTCTTTGAGGGAACTGTTTGAACAAATCTATGAGCATGAACAGTCCATTACTCATAAGATTAATGATTTGGTACATTTAGCGAATACAGAACCAGATTATTCTACCCTACAATTTTTGCAATGGTATGTTGCAGAACAACACCAAGAAGAATATTTGTTTAAAGGGATTCTCGACAAAATTAACCTGATTGGCACGGAAGGACAGGGTATATTTTTTATTGACCGAGAACTCGCCAGTCTAGCAGCTACCAAAGGCAAAGAAGCAACTTCCATAACTGCATCTGCATGA
- a CDS encoding WD40 repeat domain-containing protein — MISVSAFLSAIRDKIGEVSSVAVSPDGNFLVVGSYEYPRSYVKIWDLKTGKLIHRLLGHKKPVNVVVISRDGQIFASGSHKIKVWNLHKGDAYGGLCQRISTLWHTSAVHAIAINSNNTVLVSGSADTKIRLWNPQTGDLLNIFHGHEGEVKSLVLSPDGQTLISGSADQTLKIWHLTTGKLLQTLTGHTDEVTSLVLSPDGQTLISGSADQTLKIWRLSTGEVLQTITRHSGTADSVVLSSDGNFLISISADQTIKIRHIEL, encoded by the coding sequence TTGATCAGCGTTTCGGCTTTTCTTAGTGCCATTCGGGACAAGATAGGAGAAGTTTCATCAGTAGCCGTTAGCCCTGATGGTAATTTTCTAGTTGTCGGTAGCTATGAATATCCTAGAAGTTATGTCAAAATCTGGGATTTAAAAACGGGTAAACTCATCCACAGACTCTTAGGACATAAAAAACCAGTCAATGTTGTGGTGATTAGCCGAGATGGACAAATTTTTGCCAGTGGTAGTCATAAAATTAAGGTTTGGAATTTGCATAAAGGTGATGCCTACGGCGGGCTATGCCAGCGCATTTCTACCCTTTGGCATACATCTGCTGTTCATGCTATTGCTATTAACTCCAATAATACAGTTTTAGTCAGTGGTAGTGCTGATACCAAAATTCGGTTATGGAATCCCCAAACAGGCGATTTGTTAAACATCTTTCATGGACATGAGGGAGAGGTAAAATCCTTAGTCTTAAGTCCTGATGGACAAACATTAATTAGTGGTAGTGCTGATCAAACTCTCAAAATTTGGCACTTAACCACAGGGAAGCTACTACAAACACTAACTGGACATACCGACGAGGTAACATCTTTAGTTTTAAGTCCTGATGGACAAACCTTAATTAGTGGTAGTGCTGATCAAACTCTCAAAATTTGGCGGTTGTCTACAGGGGAAGTCCTACAAACAATTACTAGACATTCAGGAACGGCTGATTCTGTGGTTTTAAGTTCAGATGGTAACTTCCTCATTAGTATCAGTGCTGATCAAACTATCAAAATTCGGCACATAGAATTATGA
- a CDS encoding putative toxin-antitoxin system toxin component, PIN family: protein MKVIIDTNILVSAAIADKNPEAVILFVVANSDFEWVVSAEILAEYKEVLKRPRLKLTEAQYQRWVYLIDSVTTLINVNMEVDFPRDRKDAKFLACAIAAEADFFITGDADFNEAQTLLNTTIISLSLFKRLVCDVSK from the coding sequence ATGAAGGTTATTATTGATACTAACATCCTAGTCTCTGCTGCTATAGCTGATAAAAATCCAGAGGCAGTAATTTTATTTGTGGTTGCTAATTCGGATTTTGAGTGGGTTGTCTCAGCAGAGATTCTAGCAGAGTATAAGGAAGTTTTAAAGCGTCCTCGTTTAAAGTTAACTGAGGCACAATACCAAAGATGGGTTTATTTAATTGATTCTGTAACAACACTAATTAATGTAAATATGGAGGTTGATTTTCCTAGAGATAGGAAAGATGCCAAATTTTTAGCTTGTGCTATTGCCGCAGAGGCAGATTTTTTTATTACAGGTGATGCTGATTTTAATGAAGCGCAAACTCTGTTGAATACAACGATTATTTCTCTGTCTTTATTTAAAAGATTAGTTTGTGATGTGAGTAAATAG
- a CDS encoding exosortase-dependent surface protein XDP2, with product MKRQKVSVFAGLMGASLLALWSAPAQAFTFTTNSTYNNNPKDDIWLQSVKLNDGTIIKDFALVNQAQIIHNDKHTGGNTGAASADRGDNAQGVKAENPSNNDIAAALGNLNLNNIIDTEDSGSFTINLEFNKALDKLFFWERGRNSDLTVQALDSTGNMIGNSITLLRANSKDAGYKIDTTEIGGAQTVGSWGVSLADLGLSGSISRIQVKAESKFSGPDFKVVGAAAQSVPEPTSLLGLALMGGMFTLSRRHQTTKRC from the coding sequence ATGAAACGTCAAAAAGTTTCTGTTTTTGCTGGGTTAATGGGTGCTAGTCTTTTAGCTTTATGGTCTGCTCCTGCACAAGCTTTTACATTTACAACTAATTCCACTTACAACAACAATCCTAAAGATGATATTTGGTTGCAATCAGTAAAGCTGAATGATGGAACCATAATCAAAGACTTTGCTTTAGTTAATCAAGCTCAGATCATCCATAATGACAAGCATACAGGAGGCAATACTGGTGCAGCCAGTGCTGATAGAGGAGACAATGCCCAAGGTGTAAAAGCTGAAAATCCTAGTAATAATGACATAGCTGCTGCATTAGGAAATCTCAATCTCAACAACATCATCGATACTGAAGATAGTGGTTCATTTACTATTAACTTAGAATTCAATAAAGCATTAGATAAATTGTTTTTCTGGGAACGAGGAAGGAATAGTGACTTAACAGTTCAAGCTCTTGATTCTACTGGCAATATGATTGGTAATTCCATAACTCTGCTTCGGGCTAATTCTAAGGATGCAGGTTATAAAATCGACACTACAGAAATTGGTGGCGCTCAAACAGTTGGCTCTTGGGGTGTTAGCCTGGCAGATTTAGGTCTTTCGGGTTCCATTAGCCGTATTCAAGTAAAAGCTGAGAGCAAGTTTAGTGGTCCCGATTTCAAAGTTGTGGGAGCTGCGGCACAAAGTGTACCTGAGCCAACTAGCTTACTAGGACTTGCTCTAATGGGTGGAATGTTTACTTTATCTCGTCGCCACCAAACTACTAAGAGATGTTAA
- a CDS encoding WD domain, G-beta repeat-containing protein: MEQGLKLLTKLVVEFAPMVANLIQNQAENSLATSNYQLPKILKEFSQFINAPQATKSFSINSETAKVQHQLAVDQRETQLQVVNQEQETRLKLPEVYKILDNWPLRLYPAQILDSHTNNQRKPLKIFIVPLQVKLDQFNILNNKTSEIELILAEGLRKFLTQHYSLQSTIRATEFLAGAWYSKSFHDESSIKALFNVLKTEPILILESEIDGDYLNFRIAYWGIGQENYHSQQITRLPYKAIIQESVKSRALAWKEIRDKLLNLGENLEDIQQIGQDNIYNLEVLEKIEHWEQEGVDISKLSLKYQANHQDLEKLYPTLITCHSLVAAWIADVYYLVNYDVPPLLPELLPSLSADKLDLQLLQTIVAGYQQAYQGLDKNRRDLIPELTLQLAYSLSHLSDRTWVQAQVDYSISTWLELRQVSIQEFSHPLEAIASVIKIADEPYVQKLQAYFQAISDRQSILAVEKLLNIIAHLKQQPTQAIAHYSHTLTAHFSPIIAISANAEILVSGCADKTINVWNWQTGKQICTLGDKIEWH, encoded by the coding sequence ATGGAGCAAGGATTAAAATTACTAACTAAATTGGTGGTAGAGTTTGCACCAATGGTTGCGAACTTAATACAAAATCAAGCAGAAAATAGTCTGGCTACCAGTAATTATCAACTGCCAAAAATTCTTAAAGAATTCTCTCAATTTATCAATGCTCCTCAAGCAACTAAAAGTTTTTCTATAAATTCTGAAACAGCAAAAGTTCAACATCAACTAGCAGTTGATCAGCGTGAAACACAACTACAAGTAGTCAACCAAGAACAAGAAACTAGACTTAAATTACCAGAAGTTTATAAAATCCTGGATAATTGGCCTTTGAGATTATATCCTGCACAAATTTTAGACTCTCATACCAATAATCAACGCAAGCCACTTAAAATTTTTATTGTGCCTCTACAAGTTAAACTTGACCAATTTAATATTCTCAATAATAAAACTTCAGAAATAGAGTTAATTTTGGCTGAGGGTTTACGAAAATTTCTGACTCAACATTATTCTCTTCAAAGTACAATTAGAGCAACGGAATTTTTAGCAGGAGCTTGGTATAGTAAAAGTTTTCACGATGAATCTAGTATTAAAGCTTTATTTAATGTACTGAAAACAGAACCTATTTTAATCTTAGAGTCAGAAATTGATGGAGATTATCTTAATTTTCGCATTGCTTACTGGGGCATAGGACAAGAAAATTACCACTCTCAACAAATTACTCGATTACCATATAAAGCAATTATTCAGGAATCTGTCAAAAGTCGGGCATTAGCATGGAAGGAAATTAGAGATAAGCTATTAAATTTAGGAGAAAATCTCGAAGATATTCAGCAAATCGGTCAAGATAATATATATAATTTGGAAGTTTTAGAAAAAATTGAACACTGGGAACAAGAAGGTGTAGATATTAGTAAGCTATCTCTAAAATATCAAGCTAATCATCAAGACTTAGAAAAACTTTACCCAACATTAATTACTTGTCATTCTCTCGTTGCGGCTTGGATAGCTGATGTTTATTACTTAGTTAACTATGATGTACCTCCCCTTTTACCAGAATTGCTCCCTAGTTTGTCGGCAGATAAACTAGATTTACAGTTATTACAAACAATTGTTGCAGGTTATCAACAGGCTTACCAAGGATTAGACAAAAACCGACGTGATTTGATCCCAGAGTTGACTTTACAGTTAGCCTACAGTTTATCTCATTTAAGCGATCGCACTTGGGTACAAGCACAAGTTGATTACTCTATAAGCACATGGTTGGAGTTACGTCAAGTCTCAATCCAGGAATTCTCTCACCCTTTAGAAGCGATCGCATCAGTCATCAAAATCGCAGATGAGCCATACGTGCAGAAGTTGCAAGCATATTTTCAGGCTATAAGCGATCGCCAAAGTATTTTAGCAGTTGAAAAACTCTTAAATATCATTGCCCATCTCAAACAGCAACCCACTCAGGCAATTGCTCATTATAGCCATACCTTAACTGCACATTTCAGCCCAATTATCGCCATCAGTGCGAATGCAGAGATATTAGTCAGTGGATGTGCAGATAAAACCATCAATGTCTGGAATTGGCAAACTGGTAAACAAATCTGCACTCTTGGGGACAAGATAGAATGGCACTAA